One genomic window of Evansella cellulosilytica DSM 2522 includes the following:
- a CDS encoding integrase catalytic domain-containing protein, giving the protein MVVIIDMQLVINDLLQSTENPDHIQRIVWVDNKNQLCFLVNIRKLSFPYSEGIHNIEASFNRGEIIKVKTDPWAISVDEEDLSESEIEIRDKAWRLINQICLTPEIFDPKQRSALIKIASKDFALSTKTVRKYLIRYWTRGMIKNALLPDFNNCGKQYGMDRKYNKKAGRKFAYSSSIQRGAITDEWKEIIRISLEKYYFIRSKPSLKYAYQQMVKEYFSKEDEKSGYKVLDVEKPIISYDQFYYWYRKWYKPEDAIHKREGRREFLQNYRAITGSATEDSMGIGTYAIDATIGDIYLVSSLDRNIVIGRSIVYLCVDIFSRTIVGLGVGIENMSGQSLRVALANTFENKKDFCKRTLDMEIGNDDWPIHYVPHTLLADRGSELISNELTQIVENLNIKIQNTGSYRPELKSVCEKYFHIVQQHISPFLPGSIQKDYMKRGGQDYRKKAVLNLSEYTQILVRCVLYYNNHNFLSDYPLTQNMIDEKIRPIPIEIFKWGLHKGNGQLRTMLLDAIRSNIYPKSQATVTPKGIHFGNLYYTCSKAVKERWFSNARIQGNWKMEVYYNPQSVATIYIRIDRQNYEVCSLIEQYEMYRDAKEEELVSLKENLRLQKAEYVEAQMNGAMQLAQDIESIVKQAKEKTKDQSLNGEVPKDIKNIRENREKEREVLKREQQAVIDQQNIGKQLNKVNHDLESVNVLDIFRKKQKEVLRDEDK; this is encoded by the coding sequence ATGGTGGTGATAATAGATATGCAGTTGGTCATTAATGATTTATTACAAAGCACGGAAAATCCCGACCACATTCAAAGGATAGTTTGGGTAGACAATAAGAATCAACTTTGTTTTTTGGTCAATATCCGTAAATTATCATTTCCATACAGTGAGGGAATACACAATATAGAAGCATCCTTTAATAGAGGTGAGATTATCAAGGTTAAAACAGATCCTTGGGCTATCAGTGTAGATGAAGAGGATTTATCAGAATCGGAAATTGAAATACGTGATAAAGCGTGGAGGCTAATAAATCAAATCTGTTTAACTCCAGAAATCTTTGATCCGAAGCAACGATCAGCACTCATAAAAATAGCTAGTAAGGATTTTGCCCTTAGTACAAAGACAGTTCGAAAATACTTAATACGGTATTGGACAAGAGGGATGATAAAGAATGCTCTATTACCCGACTTTAATAATTGCGGTAAACAGTATGGGATGGATCGTAAATATAACAAAAAGGCGGGAAGGAAATTCGCTTACTCTTCTTCTATTCAGAGAGGAGCAATTACTGATGAATGGAAGGAAATCATTAGAATAAGCCTAGAAAAATACTACTTTATTCGTTCAAAGCCATCATTGAAATATGCTTATCAACAAATGGTAAAAGAGTATTTCTCCAAAGAGGATGAAAAATCGGGCTATAAAGTATTGGATGTAGAAAAGCCGATTATTTCATATGACCAATTTTACTATTGGTATCGCAAGTGGTACAAGCCGGAAGATGCGATTCATAAAAGAGAAGGACGAAGAGAATTTTTACAAAATTATCGAGCTATAACTGGTTCAGCCACAGAAGATTCTATGGGGATAGGCACATATGCCATTGATGCAACGATTGGTGATATATATTTAGTTTCCTCGCTAGATAGAAACATTGTTATTGGTCGAAGTATTGTATATCTTTGTGTGGATATTTTTTCCCGTACCATAGTAGGGTTAGGTGTTGGTATTGAGAATATGTCCGGGCAGTCATTGAGGGTTGCATTGGCTAATACCTTTGAAAATAAAAAAGACTTTTGCAAACGAACACTTGATATGGAGATCGGAAATGATGATTGGCCAATACACTATGTTCCTCACACTTTATTGGCAGATAGGGGAAGTGAATTAATCTCGAATGAATTAACTCAAATAGTAGAAAATCTAAATATTAAAATACAAAACACTGGTTCATATAGACCTGAATTAAAATCGGTTTGCGAAAAATACTTTCATATCGTTCAGCAACACATAAGCCCGTTCCTACCAGGATCCATACAGAAAGATTATATGAAACGAGGTGGCCAAGATTACAGAAAAAAGGCAGTTCTTAACCTCAGCGAATACACTCAGATTTTGGTTCGCTGCGTTCTCTATTACAACAATCATAACTTTCTTTCGGACTATCCTTTAACACAAAATATGATAGATGAAAAGATTCGGCCTATCCCGATTGAGATTTTCAAATGGGGGTTACACAAAGGAAATGGCCAGCTAAGAACAATGTTATTAGATGCAATTCGAAGTAATATTTATCCAAAATCCCAAGCAACAGTAACTCCCAAGGGCATTCATTTTGGCAATCTTTATTACACATGCTCTAAAGCTGTAAAAGAGAGGTGGTTTTCTAATGCTCGAATTCAGGGGAATTGGAAAATGGAAGTATATTATAATCCTCAAAGTGTAGCAACTATTTACATTCGGATAGATAGGCAAAACTATGAAGTCTGTTCTTTAATCGAGCAATATGAAATGTATAGAGATGCCAAGGAGGAAGAACTTGTTAGCTTAAAGGAGAACCTGCGGTTACAAAAGGCGGAATATGTAGAAGCTCAAATGAATGGAGCTATGCAGTTAGCTCAGGATATTGAATCAATTGTTAAACAGGCGAAGGAGAAAACCAAAGACCAATCTCTTAATGGTGAGGTTCCTAAAGATATAAAGAATATTAGAGAAAATCGAGAAAAGGAGAGAGAAGTATTGAAAAGGGAACAACAAGCCGTAATAGATCAACAAAACATTGGAAAGCAATTGAACAAAGTAAATCATGATCTTGAATCGGTAAACGTGCTAGATATTTTCCGTAAAAAACAAAAGGAAGTGCTTCGTGATGAAGATAAATGA
- a CDS encoding TnsD family Tn7-like transposition protein, which translates to MIIQFPTPYPDELLFSVIARYHIRSGNVFWKHTLEDLFGKRTISATVLLPSGIGSLVQRLPKNTTLNEQILIEKHTMYPFYTVFIPTEKAQSIYESMISNDGKKIYMQSGIMASSIPQNKYLKYCSACAREDIATFGEMYWHRTHQLPGNLICTKHELCLEDSDVLITHSNKHAFILPTTSNCDLNRKSMITETSLIQLKNIVLQAEDLLNRKYQNQTFSHFTQFYRYHLIEKGYASLKGQVKQKALYDAFYNLYSEELLNTLCIEPRATQWIANFSRKHRKSFHPYYHLLMLNFFDLKVNAAFEETSFENTPFGHPNWPCLNATCPDYKKNAIPEITIRRCEKTKKLIGRFTCHTCDFSYTRKGMDPNKDDCYKFSRIMDFGFLWKRELQLLLNKGLSYREVARILGVDTNTVIKYEKKNIENKQKAKVRIDSDLVKEHRYEWIHLQRDFPGLSKTELRKKRPEVYAYLYRHDRDWLKVNSPKRKKVDPTNNRVNWLERDKEILEKVQKVVSELRGIDKKPVRITVKILGDGIGERALLERHLDKLPETRVFIEKVSESEQDFRLRRVKYVINEMMEKGEEIKEWKVLRKAAIKKEFYKEFVDFLKRE; encoded by the coding sequence ATGATTATACAATTTCCAACACCCTATCCAGATGAGCTTTTGTTTAGTGTGATTGCTAGGTATCACATCCGATCGGGCAATGTTTTTTGGAAACACACATTGGAAGATTTATTTGGCAAGAGGACTATAAGTGCCACGGTATTGTTACCTTCGGGAATCGGTTCTCTTGTTCAGCGGTTACCTAAAAACACGACATTAAATGAACAGATATTGATAGAGAAGCATACAATGTATCCTTTTTATACAGTGTTCATACCAACAGAAAAGGCTCAATCAATTTATGAATCAATGATAAGTAATGACGGAAAAAAGATATATATGCAATCCGGTATTATGGCAAGTTCGATACCACAAAATAAGTATTTAAAGTATTGTTCAGCTTGTGCCAGGGAAGATATTGCTACTTTTGGAGAAATGTATTGGCATCGAACTCATCAGTTACCTGGTAATCTCATTTGTACTAAGCATGAGTTGTGTTTAGAGGATAGCGATGTATTGATAACTCATTCTAATAAACATGCTTTTATCTTACCAACCACTAGCAACTGTGATTTGAACAGAAAGAGTATGATTACTGAGACCAGCTTAATACAACTAAAAAATATTGTTTTACAAGCAGAGGATTTGCTGAATAGAAAGTATCAAAATCAAACATTTTCTCATTTTACACAGTTTTATCGCTATCATTTAATTGAAAAAGGTTATGCTAGTTTAAAAGGACAGGTAAAGCAAAAAGCGTTATATGATGCCTTTTATAACCTTTATTCTGAAGAGTTATTGAATACCCTTTGTATAGAGCCTAGGGCGACACAATGGATAGCCAATTTTTCAAGGAAACATCGAAAATCGTTCCATCCATACTATCATTTGTTGATGCTCAACTTTTTTGATTTAAAAGTGAATGCAGCATTCGAGGAAACTTCTTTTGAAAATACCCCATTTGGTCATCCTAATTGGCCTTGTTTAAATGCTACATGTCCAGATTATAAGAAAAACGCCATTCCAGAGATAACGATTAGAAGATGTGAAAAAACGAAGAAGCTAATTGGACGATTTACTTGTCACACCTGTGACTTTTCTTATACAAGGAAGGGAATGGACCCCAACAAAGATGATTGTTACAAGTTTAGTCGAATTATGGATTTTGGTTTCCTTTGGAAGAGGGAGCTGCAATTATTGTTAAATAAGGGATTAAGTTATCGGGAAGTTGCTAGGATACTTGGTGTTGATACCAATACAGTAATTAAATATGAAAAGAAAAATATTGAAAATAAACAAAAGGCGAAAGTTCGGATTGATAGTGATTTGGTAAAGGAACACCGTTATGAATGGATTCATCTTCAAAGGGATTTTCCTGGCCTTTCAAAAACAGAATTGAGGAAGAAAAGGCCCGAAGTGTATGCTTATTTGTATCGTCATGATAGAGATTGGTTAAAGGTAAATTCACCGAAGAGGAAGAAGGTGGACCCAACAAATAACCGAGTCAATTGGCTAGAAAGGGATAAAGAAATATTAGAGAAGGTTCAGAAGGTTGTAAGTGAGTTAAGAGGCATTGATAAGAAGCCAGTAAGAATCACGGTTAAGATACTTGGAGATGGCATTGGTGAAAGAGCCTTATTGGAAAGACATTTGGATAAGTTGCCGGAAACGAGGGTGTTCATTGAAAAAGTTTCTGAATCAGAACAGGATTTTCGTTTAAGAAGGGTGAAGTATGTAATAAATGAAATGATGGAGAAGGGAGAAGAGATTAAAGAATGGAAGGTTCTGAGAAAAGCTGCTATTAAAAAGGAGTTTTATAAGGAATTTGTTGATTTCTTAAAACGGGAGTGA
- a CDS encoding ATP-binding protein, whose translation MKINELVNGTKAQVAEYREQEILEYQGNPLIEALPPIYSQEEVIDRLSMYPPYNVEERYMNDHQRVHLISRLLQYFQAIPIHLKIESSISRLIRTGYTYRNPVSSTYAQSFVDNWNNIQNKSFDKSIIQTGQTLSILGVSGVGKTRTLQRILQTIPQVISHVSYKGKALNHYQITYLKIETPFDGSVKTIIYDFMYQVDLLLGSNYFNRYVNSHLSTSQLMPIMAQIAKSINLGMLFLDELQHLKGIKSSRSSQILNFFTALINTINIPLIMVGTPKAMDVLQSQFRQARRSTNMGNIMWDRFEKNDIWDLFVSGMWKYQWIKEDVLFTEEISSTLYDESQGIADIAIKLYMMVQLRAISSCKERITTALIKQVAQEELKMVQPMLNMLKSKDYSKLAKYDDLMLPKIEDFMEQERITVDQKQVMNSLQEGAKRKNEQLQLIDDATFRLGMLGFNNDVAVKAVQKAISENNQLEEVSQIVKDAFLLLNNNDKSTEKVISNDLRTIIKKGKEQQVTAYQALLDAGVIKQDYPERVVS comes from the coding sequence ATGAAGATAAATGAATTAGTTAATGGAACCAAAGCTCAAGTTGCAGAGTATAGGGAACAGGAAATATTGGAGTATCAAGGCAATCCTCTTATTGAGGCATTGCCTCCAATTTATTCTCAGGAGGAAGTTATTGATCGTTTAAGCATGTATCCTCCTTATAATGTGGAAGAAAGATATATGAATGACCATCAGAGAGTTCATCTGATCTCAAGATTGTTACAATATTTTCAAGCCATACCGATTCATCTGAAAATTGAGTCATCAATTTCAAGGTTAATTAGAACAGGTTATACTTATCGAAATCCTGTAAGCTCTACTTATGCACAGAGTTTTGTGGATAATTGGAACAATATACAGAATAAATCATTCGATAAGTCTATTATCCAGACAGGACAAACATTGAGTATTTTGGGGGTCTCTGGTGTAGGAAAAACACGAACATTACAGCGAATATTACAAACTATTCCACAGGTGATTTCTCATGTTTCGTATAAAGGGAAAGCCTTAAATCATTATCAAATAACCTATTTGAAAATTGAGACTCCTTTTGATGGTTCCGTAAAAACCATTATTTACGATTTTATGTATCAGGTAGATCTACTCCTTGGCTCCAACTATTTCAATAGATATGTGAACAGTCATTTGTCAACAAGCCAACTAATGCCTATCATGGCTCAGATAGCTAAAAGTATAAACCTTGGAATGTTGTTTTTGGATGAGTTACAACATTTGAAGGGTATCAAAAGTTCTAGGTCATCACAGATACTAAACTTTTTTACTGCCTTAATCAATACGATAAATATCCCTCTTATTATGGTCGGAACCCCAAAAGCAATGGATGTCTTGCAATCACAGTTTAGACAAGCGAGAAGAAGCACTAATATGGGAAACATCATGTGGGATCGTTTTGAAAAGAATGACATATGGGATCTATTTGTTAGTGGTATGTGGAAATATCAGTGGATAAAAGAGGACGTGCTTTTTACAGAAGAAATTTCTTCAACCCTATATGATGAGTCCCAAGGGATAGCAGACATCGCAATTAAGCTCTATATGATGGTGCAGTTACGTGCGATTAGTAGCTGTAAGGAAAGGATAACCACTGCGTTAATTAAACAAGTGGCTCAAGAAGAGTTAAAAATGGTTCAGCCTATGTTAAATATGTTAAAAAGCAAAGATTATAGCAAACTAGCAAAATACGATGACTTGATGCTACCAAAAATTGAGGATTTTATGGAACAAGAACGGATTACTGTTGATCAAAAACAGGTAATGAACTCACTCCAAGAGGGAGCCAAACGGAAAAATGAGCAACTACAATTAATTGATGACGCTACATTCCGTTTAGGGATGCTAGGTTTTAATAATGACGTTGCCGTTAAGGCAGTACAAAAGGCTATTTCTGAGAACAATCAATTAGAAGAGGTATCACAAATCGTAAAAGATGCTTTTCTTTTATTAAACAATAATGACAAAAGTACGGAAAAAGTAATAAGTAATGACCTAAGAACCATTATAAAAAAAGGGAAAGAACAACAAGTAACTGCGTATCAAGCATTACTAGATGCTGGAGTAATTAAGCAAGATTACCCTGAGCGTGTTGTGTCATGA